Genomic segment of Notolabrus celidotus isolate fNotCel1 chromosome 1, fNotCel1.pri, whole genome shotgun sequence:
gtatatgataatttatgtacagaaattatttggtcatacattttttgtaattcataggcattcccataacagacacaaaaatgcaatgcatcacacattatgtggTTAAGATCCAGCTGCCTGTGATGATAAACCTGGCCAGTCGCTGGtttcgtgtgcacatgaagcttcgagaaatgaaccctttctccaaccaattggctcaagtggttcgatgcctcatgaggcttcatctcaccatcactacATAAAAGGCCTCCTCCCCCCATCACTGCTCAAGATTTAACATGAGCCCAAAAAATGTTATCAGTACAATTTAGAGGAACTTACATCAAAGGTGAGGTTTCTCGCCAACAGAGAggtcacagaaaacaaacattaactTTAAACACTTCCTGATTCAACCACATTCTACTAGCAAGGGTGAAGTTCAGCAGACTATTAAACCTATCAAAATATTAATGACATCACTTTTTGTATTTCGACAATAAACTGAAAACAACTTTACATCAAAGTCTTCAAGCTATAGAGTTGATATTAATTCAGCTGGTTGGCGAATATGATACAAAAAGAGATACCATTGTCCACCCCTGTCTTCTCGTCCTACTTGGTACGGTCCTAATTGCAATCCCTGGTGGAGCAAGAGGCattcatgtgcatgtgtttttgagAGAACCATCCTCAGACAGGAAGCTGACCCCTAAGAAAGCAGTAATAAGAATTGCTAAAGCATTGTATTACAGAGCTTCAGACCATGTGTGTTATAGCATATCACTTATGTCTGATTTATATTCTGTATGATGGCTATAATTAACATCAGACAGCCTGACAGAAATGTATCCCTGTTTCAACTGTTACTTTCAATCTCAGGAGAATTAGCATAACAGAGGAGAGCTGGACTGAAGGCTGAAGTGAAAGAGTACTTTTCAAGTGGCtcgagtgttttgtttttccatctAGTGCAGCCTGCTCATATGGGACCTCTGTGTTGCAGTGACAAAGTGCATGTTTAACAATTTAACACATTACATAAAGTGTGGAAAATGTTCAGGGTCCTAAATCATGGTGTGTAGCAGTCCCAAGTTAAGCATGCTTTTTTATCTGTCAGATGAAGAATGAGTAAATAATTTATATGTTGCTGAATTTCAATGGATGACTCAGTAATCTGTCAGGGATGCACAGTAAATATTATTTGTTGACTGTGATAATTAATAAGTGGCTATGGGCCTGTGAATAAAGCAACAGCTATCCACAGATCAAGAGATCCTCTTTCATctcttttgtgtatgtgtggctTTAGTCACTCTGCTTTACAGCTCAACTCTCCACATTCCCTATCATTTGTCCATTTACCTTTTCTTCTCTCCCTTCTCAACACACTCACCTCAGCTAACCTCTActctttcccttcttttctcccctttcttctttttttctcttccttcacCTGTCTTGGCCCCTGTATGGCTCCATCTCTACAGCACGTATTCTGCTGACAAATGAGGCCACTGTCTGGCTGCAAGCAGTGGTGCAGCAAGGGCATAACTCTTGAGGGCCTACTCAGTCAAATGACACAAAAGCTCTCTCTACTGCACCTTTATTCTGGGACTATATCTTTTCTTTTGTAGTCTGCTTCATACTGTAACTGAAACAACAAGGCATAGTGGATGTCAATTAAAGATATAGTAATGTTGCTCACCTGTACTGAAACCATGTCCATGAGATTTTTAGAGTTTTTAGAGTTTAGTAGATGCATTAAACATACAGTCTCTGTCCTTCTGTTGCGTTCCAAAAGGTGGTATTGGTCTCAACAGTGGACTATTTAGCTGCATTTTCAGCTCACCAGAATTTTTGCTTTGTTAGATTTCCCAAAACTTATCATAAAAGGGATGATGGGAAATTTCCTTCTACATTTGGCTATTCGTGTAACCCTGTATCGTATAAAAACTAAAAGCAAAGGTAGCCTTTCAGTTACTTCAATACAAGCCAATCAggtaaataataatagtaaaaattcataggatttatatagcgcttttctgaatactcaaaTTCACTTTAcatagaataaaagtaaaaataaaataggtaaataaaacaaaacagggacagaggtgcgGCGGGGTTAGAGGTCatgtgcttttttgaacaggtaggtcttctGATATATATCCTTAGAAATAAtgccttttaaaaataaatgtaagtaTCAAATCTTGGAATCAAAAGtataaaaataagatttaaagaaagaaaacactggcCACGTCCCAGCTGTAAGAGTTATCTTTTTAGCCAAGGAAGGCACACAACAGACAAAAATGCTTGCTGAGCACTCCAGCATTATTTCATAAATATGCTCATACATAATGAGTGCAATCAATGAGAGTGTGAGGGAGGGTGTAGGAGAGGAATGAGTGATATGAGAAGGAAGTGTCTGGGTGTAAAACCAAGCTTTAATGCTTTGAGGTATTGCAAATGTAATCAATGCACATCTCATCTCATTACTTTCAATGCACTGTATATTAAATACACTGTAATTAAAATGCCAATACTGTATGAATATTGCCTGCATAACATTATATTCACTTTAATGAGATTACACTTCTTGACTAATAACCTTATGAAGAAGTTTGTATTGACCATATGAACAGAGTACTGCAGAGCAGAAAAGCAAAGTTTTAAGCCTcaggtccacaggatgcgtggcCTTACATTACGTTACGGTTGCGCCGCGCACTGTGCAGCCGATGCGTCCCCATTCTAGACAATGCTGTAGGGTCCACAGGGTCCACAGGGTGCACCGCGGCGCGTCTCCAGAGATACGCTccaagtctattttcgacggagcccgcgcccagcacgcgtcaatctgcacagaaaagaatgacctggacaggaagtcaggcacgaggatcgcataCAACATCCGCCAATTTAAAAATAGAACAGCAAATAcggactcccgaccgtttaaagatcgtttagctcagaaatactcatcgattatggatgtaagctacaaacagccacatatctgtgtTCCAGgacgactacaacaggactttaagatgataactgtgtcagaaggtcacaggacaacaaaatagagcagaattattcatattaaactcatctaaacctgcaaaaaacattttttatctaAACCTCTATTAAACCTctaccaaccaatcaatctttatttatattgcgccaaatcacaacagttatctcaagatgctttacaaacagagctcGTCTGGACCGTATCTATgctatattattaacaaagacccaacatcaagacagggtaagatccagtcccattttacagacaggactcagtctgatctcatcttaatccaccatgagtagagcactttgcagcatttagcaagttacagcagcaaggacaaacttcctttaacaggcagaaacctccagcaggactagactcatgttagaaagacatctgccttgaccgtgttggggttggaaagagggattgagggaaaagaagagagagagatgatattggtgagacagatagtagtagttgtaacagctggagtctggcacttcCATAGCAGCAGGCCGACTACAGCAGTGATCCAacgggacctacgagacaaaggAGATCAGGGACTCCCAGAAAGATCTACATTTAGTAACTTTAACCTCTCCAGGAAGACTTACAGTAAGTACCAGTCAAACAGCACCTGGGATGAACTTTTGGTTTTTGTTAATAGTGGCGCCCCTGTAGACAAAGTAGTACCTCTTTCTTTGCCGATGTTGTCCTATATATCAGTGCTTTTAAGAAAAGGTTTCATCTTGCTTTATTCTACGgctcaaatgtatcactcattgatACTTTCTGTTGAATacgttaaaaaaaagtcagtttaAGCAGTGTGCAGTTGATCAACTTGTCAATAACtgactcctaaccctaacccttgctagtggtttcaaacatttaaagagttTAGAATAAACTTGAGGGAATAAAGAATAAACTCTTCAAATACCGTTATAGaaatattcaaattcatgctgatGGTCTTGGTTGCTTTTGTAGGTTATAAAGAGACAACTTGAACACTAAATACGCATGTTGTCATGTTTGAGgcaaaaaacaaagatggagaaCCCAAAGTACAGACATAAATAAAAGggtttaatgaataaaaaaacacagggaaTAAACAAGGAGTTGTTTTATTCAAAGTCCAGGGGTACAAGTGAAAAGTCCACTTGGCAAAAGCATAAgcattacacacacatgcaataatctacttttttattcttgtttttaaatcacagatGATGTATCACTCAAAAATGAACCCCAAGTCACCTGAGATACTTCTTTTATGGCACTACCAGTGATCTTTTGAGTTTCATCTCTCTGAATTTCTCTCCCTATTTAACTAGGTTTCCTGCACCGTTACAGTTTCAAACAGTTACTCTCTTTGCTGGAGTGACACGGAGACATGTAAAATGTGTGATATCACTGATTGATTGCAAATTTGAGGATTTACTCCAGGGATGTTTTAAACCTCATAATTTGTCCCATTTTTTATGTTACTTCTccctttatttttctctgtcttttgcaGCCGTCTTCACAGAGGTGCCACACGACATCACGACGCGGAGCGGTGACGATGTAGAGATGGCTTGTTCCTTCCGTGGGGCGGGCTCACCCTCCTACTCCCTTGAGATCCAGTGGTGGTACATCAAGGACCACAGCAACCAGCAAAAAAAGACTTCCCAGATGACTAATAATGtaagctgcagagaaaaaccTGTTTTTTCTTGTAGTTTGCAGTGTTTCTATGTTGCCTGCAGGTTTGAGGAAAGCTCAGGTAAGCCAATCAGGATAGTAAAGTGGATTGGAAAGTGCTGATCTGAAGAAAATAGGCAATTGTCAGTcagttttaacacattttaatttactgtCAGCACCAAAGATTACCTCAGCTCAGGGGCTAGTAAGTATTTCGGCATGTTGCAGTTAATGTACACACTTTTGTCTCTTCCATGCTCAGAAGGGGGAATTATTTGGGGAGATAATTGTCTGATTGAAATTAAAATCTCTTCTCAGTAACTGTGAAGTGCTCAGGACAGTCAACCAGGGCACTGTACGGAAATTACACTCACATTAGAGAGGCTTTCAATGTTATTtgcaataatgataatgaaagaaGAGGTACTTGAATCAAGGTAGCTTGACTTtgtaccatattggaaatcttGAAAGAGCCATTAGACTTGACCAGTTCCATGCTACAAGCAAGCCCCAAGAGGAATTGAAATTGACATCTCTATAGAGGCACAGTTTTTGTCCTCTTTGATCGTGACAGGGCAGGAAGTCCAGGCTTTTGAAAGGGCAGGCTTAAACTTAAGAGCTGAGCTAGGTGGGAAACCTAGCTAGTGAGGGAAAAACTGAATAATTTTTAGGGGTCACTGACAAGCTAGAGGCATGTGTTTaatatggttttgaaacttatGAGTGATAACTTTAAAGCGATATCAAACTGGAAAAAAGTTTATGCACTATCTTCAATCATTTCATGTTAGACTGAGGATAAGAAAGGCTTTACTAAATTGTCTTGGATCTTTCAGCCCGGACGTAGCCGAAGGACAAACTGCCACTGTGAGCAGCTCTTTTAACAAAAAATGAGCTACCCAGTAATATATGCAAAGTACGTCTCAGCTCATTGTTAGCCGAGTTGATTGTCTCACACCTAGTCTGGCCCAATTTTGACGATCTAGTAGGGTATGATTTTTCAATGAGGCTTGTGAGAAATGCATCAAAAACCACGTACAAGGGAGCCTCACATGACCATGATCTGGACCTACACTACATTACAACCACATGTTGAATTGAGAGAGCGTGGAAGTTATAGTTTGAGTAACAGTCAAGTATTTGACATGCTGTTAGAGGACATTTTCAATCACTTAGCATCTGATTCTACATGCAGGGCACTTTGTAATCCTGTTCGTTTCCAGACACTTGAGCAAAATGAAGATGACTGGCCCCAAAGAAGGCAGAAGCTAAACTAGACAAAAGTAATGCTacagttttaaatgtgttaaggTAAGCTAAAGAAAAGAAGTTCAAATAGAAAGGCAAAGGTAGTCAATAAACAGTTGGAATAATTAGCTAAACATAATGAGTAAATTGTGGAATTAGCTTGGTAATGCTAGgagctagggttgcaaaattccaggaattttcgaagttggaaactttccatgggaattaacaggaatttatgggaataaacgggaataaaccaggaaattactaaattgaaggttggctcttaataggaaacataaatatagttggggaaaatatattttagcataatcctgactaaaacaaccagatttcatgcaagtacagttgaatattcATGCTATtcttcaatcacatgcacactgcttactgcagggctgttGAGACCACGGcacctacatgcactgtgcattcctccatcacatgcacagatgatttctagaatcctgcagaggctaggcttgagaagcttgagggaagatgcttttttatttgcatgttgaatgggactttttttgagggagaggggctcttttaatttaagattTTGAATGGGATtttgttgggattctatttttgttaatttttaaatGGGTTGGTTCCGGGGAGATGAGTAATATATAActcaatattcatgtttttgttcttcaatgaaagaactGATTGTTcgatcaaatatttaacacttgataaagttctacctacaaataaatctgttttaattgtattatttgggatggatgtctgcttataacaaaacaaatatttatgcattaaattaccctcaactACCAGTTAATTCcaataaattcccattaattcccataattcccatggaaagtttccaatttggaatatttccaaaattccccagcttaacttcccatggaaatttaccggaaacttaccggaaattttccacccctttgcaaccctactagGAGCTAAAATGTTTGGTAAATTAAGCTGAAAAAAGTGAATGGGTTGTTGAAATAATCGTCAACAAGTGATGTATGAAGTGTTGAAGCTGCTGAAATTGTATAAAATAGTTTGGATATTGTAGTTTGGATTTGATTAACTGTTGAACATGCAAGCTAGAAGCACTGAGTAAAAAGTTGAAATAGAAAGGGAAAGTAATGGATAAATAACTTTTTACGTCACCTTAGGAACAACTTTTATCCAATCATGATAAGACAGTCTTTATAACATTCTCTAACTTTAGTTTGGATCTAAATATATGTGCAATATTCATATACAAATTCAACACTTTGAATGTTCCATTTAGCAGgacatttttgtttatattttatatatactACTGAACAAAGATTTTGTTATCTCTAAAAaggaaaatagaaaacaaaaaacaagtctTGTGTCACTGTGATGCGTAACTTTTTTGCACAAAAGCAGTCTGGTGAAAGTTTGTGATGTTGGAGCTACTTTCTCAAGCATGATATCTGCTTTAATTCTTCCCAGCAAACCATATTTTCCCCCCTCCAGGTTAAACCTTTTATTATCTGTTATGTAGAAATGCAAAGTCCATTTTCAGCTCCAGTTTCATTTCTTGACTGAAATGCTGGAACTGAACCTAAAGCTCACTGTATATCAGGCAGGGGAAATGCAATATTAGCCAGGCAGAAACCCTCTGGCACAGCAACCAAGGGATAATTGCTGATTAGCATTTGCTAGCTGTGGAGGAACAGGTTGACTCTCTCCCATCATGGGGGAACTCGGCTCCCCTGTTGTGCCTCTAGACACTATAATTGGCACTGAGAAAGAAATTCAAAATCTCTGTCTGCTGCATGCATAATTCATACCTATGCCCAACAGAATACCTCTTCGCCTCtgcatgcacattcacacacaggcgACGCTTCTCAGAGGCTTGGTACTTTGGATTGTGGGTTCATACACTTCCATTCAAACATGCACatttaagcacacacacagaggaacctACATGAAGTTCAAACACCAGAGACAGTGGAAACCATAAATGATTGTGATTCGTAGCCTTTAGAAGCTTAATTTtgtcaagaaatgagctaaagaaatcaaacatgttgTTCCTTGTAGTGTTTTTGCTGTTGTAAGTTGATGAAACAAGTTATTTTTAGCAAAGAGATGCTTTTAGAAAACTGCAGCCTTGATCAGCCTTCAGTAGCTAACGTGTCATCCATATTTCTGCACAGGTTGTACCCCTCGAGGAAACATCCAAAGATGCCACCAAAATTAGTGTGAGTTTGATCATGCACCAGCTGTCACTTGAAGACAATACCAAAGAAACTACAAATTTTCTTTTACTATTTAAAGGAAATACTCAAGCTTTTTCCAGACATGTCCAATCATGGACAGATATATTGACTTTATAAAAAAGTGTAAGAAAGTAATGTATCTTAAAAGAATTCAGTCTACAATAGAGATTTGAACAATAATACTCCATCTTATGTCCCCGTTAGGTGGTAAAAGTAGCCGGCAGCAACATCTCCCACAAGCTTCGTCTCTCCAGCGTCAAGCCATCAGATGTGGGCACTTACGAGTGCCGTGTCATTGATTTCAGCGGCACCAAGACACAGCACTATCGTGTTCGTGCGTACCTCCAGGTGGAGCCTGGAAGGAAGCAGGGGGACCTCAAGCACCAAGCAGAAGGCAGAGACCTGAAGAGGAGATCAGCCAGGAGCACCACTGACTGTAATGACAGCTGCGTGCTTTAAAGAGAACAGTCTCCCTGACGGTCTGCATGTTCATGACTTATCACTACGAGGGACACACACACGTTACCACAGCGTCAAAGAGTCAGATATGACGGAaacccttgtgtttgtttgtctaccTGTAATATAGCTGTTTGGATGCCAGCACTGTTGAATGCCAAAAAGGGAACAATTTATGACAGTACATATGAATGTGTTctttttgttgctttgttgattgTCTCTGTGCTTTTTCTGATTGCATAAAGTTTCGGTTAATGTAACAATCAGgcagatgttttttgttttgtcaatgCAGGACCAAGCATCAATAATTGTCCTTACAGAGTTTCAAAGGAGGAGTGTCGACTTATTTTGGATAGCAAACAGGGCAAAGTTAGAGTTCTTTGAGAGGATAGTTTCCTTTGCAATGTGCCAGTCCTTACACAAACATATGCCAAAAGCTGCAGTATTTCAATGTAAATGCTTTTTAGCTTTTTTCATATATCTAAACTTTACAAAGTGCATTGATATAATTTATGTAATCCATGTTTACAATGTATTAACTTTCTATAAAATGACTGGAATGTTtgtcaaatataaatgtatacCTTCAtcacatagttaaaaatatattccTGTGTATATTCTTACTTGGCAACATAAAATTTTACTCTCATCATTAATTCAAGTTTTATTCTGTGCTACTTAACCAAATTAATTAAGACACAAAGCTATCGTATGttaatctctttaaaatgtttgtcacCTTTTTCTCAACTACAGTACAACTTTTTAGTCTTCACTTTTCTGGAGTTTGTCATGTTaagttcctgttttttttgctgctgtttaATACCTGCTctgttaaatacatttatttgaaaagGCATATTTATTTTCCCCATTTTCTTCAATATGTTGAAGGAAAATATACTGTGTACAGCAGCTACAGTGCAACACAAATAAAGCTTTCTACAGAGGCTCTTCAACCTTTTTTTAGGGCTTGCAGTTCCTATTTGTGGCCAGAAGAGAGCAGCACTTCTAACTAATTGTTGAAaacaaagcaggcttgtatttCCACAGAAATGTCTGTATTGATGGTACACAAACATAATCTTTACAATAAGTTGGTGATTTGATTTTGGGACAAGC
This window contains:
- the vstm2l gene encoding V-set and transmembrane domain-containing protein 2-like protein, encoding MGAFGVIAWILQYAGLYVQLNAALISEHGEVDNHISGNAVFTEVPHDITTRSGDDVEMACSFRGAGSPSYSLEIQWWYIKDHSNQQKKTSQMTNNVVPLEETSKDATKISVVKVAGSNISHKLRLSSVKPSDVGTYECRVIDFSGTKTQHYRVRAYLQVEPGRKQGDLKHQAEGRDLKRRSARSTTDCNDSCVL